The following coding sequences are from one Alosa alosa isolate M-15738 ecotype Scorff River chromosome 3, AALO_Geno_1.1, whole genome shotgun sequence window:
- the usp37 gene encoding ubiquitin carboxyl-terminal hydrolase 37 isoform X2 encodes MAVAVPKLSSGSIVRIRINSLDLGTTRWKEGVFEIHEKDNKVNLLLKFNSGGTPKNFQLNHNVKNVVLGPNRAACSRLSIILKDTGTVTFDKMPTVVAKKMKEYLESLKQGKQTVLKTNQGSASFGGVLGNRTGKNETTLSTPERQTTPRRPGTDSREENTPRKPLGSPSRVASTPVRPGLSENSEKRKRLMNSESDIAEDYPKENDSSSNNKAISDPSRKFLLSCKEKLKQSEENRTSATPAPLQPSSFYGSRPVPKDYTQSHSFLDRPSSTSQSPSTKRSLMLPNHSTPFKKVRPSLDYGGWNKPRPSTLTQPQPSLQGFSNLGNTCYMNAILQSLFSLPSFSNDLLKQGIPWKKVPSNALLRRFAHLLAKKDISCPELKKDLLRRVKNSISSTAERFSGYMQNDAHEFLSQCLDQLKEDVEKVNKSWKNEPSPLDESQSPRLGEETDTSRIYTCPVVVNMEFEVLHTITCKGCGEVVQKRERFNDLSIDLPRRKKTIPLRSIQDSLDLFFRMEEIEYSCEKCSGKAATVTHKFSRLPRVLILHLKRYSYNAQLSLNSKLGQQVVIPKYLTLLSHCTDSTRPPLSLGWSAQAAMSRTLKTSQTVNNSSLRKGTLKPCTSTYTIVDSDSEEELVRKVAVTRKHRLSESLADDDRSEEIPQTQPSVQTEQSDFAGISDDEMLAAVLEMSRHETTLAAPPEDDPTSSPDTGFGDADGQDLTGHMELMEADKPSADVLDSLDLTMDENKENQTPDAAQGELDWVQQYNLDQEREEQELQQALAQSLQEQEAREMREDDDLKRATELSLQEFNNSLPELLCSDDDSGNEDVLDMEYTESEAEDLKRNAESGDLANSFRLISVVSHIGSSSSSGHYISDVYDMKKQSWLTFNDMDVSRTQESTVQRDRDRSGYIFFYMHKDVFDELLELERTGGSNEASRTVLQPL; translated from the exons ATGGCAGTCGCAGTGCCTAAACTGTCCAGTGGCAGCATTGTCCGTATTCGCATCAATAGTCTGGACCTGGGTACCACCAGGTGGAAAGAAGGTGTCTTTGAGATTCACGAGAAGGACAACAAAGTGAACCTGTTACtgaagttcaacagtggtgGTACCCCTAAAAACTTCCAG TTGAACCACAATGTGAAGAATGTTGTGTTGGGCCCCAATCGAGCCGCTTGCAGCCGACTGTCAATCATTCTGAAGGACACCGGTACTGTTACATTCGACAAGATGCCTACTGTAGTCGCCAAGAAAATGAAAGAGTATCTTGAGTCACTTAAACAGGGGAAACAAACAG TACTGAAAACAAATCAGGGAAGTGCTAGTTTTGGGGGGGTACTTGGAAACCGTACAGGGAAAAATGAGACAACCTTGTCTACACCAGAGAGACAG ACCACTCCCAGACGACCAGGTACTGATAGCCGGGAGGAGAACACCCCAAGGAAACCTCTTGGAAGTCCAAGCCGAGTTGCCTCTACACCTGTCCGACCTGGACTCTCCGAAAATAG TGAGAAAAGGAAGAGGCTCATGAACTCGGAAAGTGATATAGCTGAGGATTATCCCAAGGAAAACGACTCGTCAAG CAACAACAAGGCGATATCTGATCCATCCCGGAAGTTTCTTCTCAGCTGCAAGGAGAAGTTGAAGCAATCTGAGGAAAACAGGACCTCTG CCACACCTGCACCTCTACAGCCATCGTCATTCTATGGCAGCAGACCCGTTCCCAAGGATTATACTCAAAGCCATTCTTTTCTGGACCG GCCCAGCAGCACAAGCCAGTCTCCTTCTACTAAACGGAGCTTGATGTTACCAAATCACTCCACTCCCTTTAAAAAAGTGCGCCCTTCACTCGACTACGGTGGCTGGAACAAACCAAGGCCATCCACTCTTACCCAGCCACAGCCTTCACTACAGGG ATTCTCAAACTTGGGGAACACATGCTATATGAATGCAATCCTCCAGTCGTTGTTCAGCCTGCCATCCTTCTCCAATGACCTACTCAAACAGGGAATCCCGTGGAAGAAGGTTCCCAGTAATGCCTTACTCAG ACGCTTTGCACATCTGCTTGCCAAAAAGGATATCTCGTGCCCAGAGTTAAAGAAAGATCTGCTGAGGAGGGTTAAGAACTCCATCTCATCCACCGCAGAGAGGTTCTCTGGATATATGCAGAAT GATGCCCATGAGTTCCTGAGCCAGTGTCTGGACCAGCTGAAGGAggatgtggaaaaagtgaacaAAAGCTGGAAAAATGAGCCATCGCCATTGGATGAGTCCCAGAGTCCACGTTTGGGCGAGGAGACGGACACCTCTCGCATCTACACCTGCCCTGTAGTCGTCAATATGGAATTTGAGGTGCTGCACACCATCACATGTAAAGG GTGTGGAGAAGTAGTTCAGAAGCGTGAGCGGTTCAATGACCTGTCAATCGACCTGCCACGCAGGAAGAAAACCATTCCTCTGAGATCTATCCAAGACTCGCTTGACCTTTTCTTCAGG ATGGAGGAGATTGAATACTCGTGCGAGAAGTGTAGTGGGAAAGCAGCCACAGTGACGCACAAATTCAGCAGATTGCCTAG GGTTCTGATCCTTCATCTCAAGCGGTACAGCTACAATGCTCAGCTGTCTCTCAACAGCAAGCTGGGCCAGCAGGTTGTGATCCCCAAATACCTCACGCTGCTGTCCCACTGCACTGATTCCACACGGCCTCCTCTCAGTCTGGGCTGGAGTGCACAAGCAGCCAT GTCACGGACGCTGAAAACCTCCCAGACTGTGAACAATTCCTCACTACG AAAAGGGACCCTTAAACCTTGCACGTCTACTTACACCATTGTGGACTCTGATAGTGAAGAGGAGCTGGTCAGGAAAGTGGCAGTCACCCGCAAACATCGGCTGAGTGAAAGCCTGGCTGATGACGACAGATCTGAGGAG ATCCCTCAGACCCAGCCCAGTGTCCAGACTGAGCAGTCTGACTTTGCTGGCATCAGTGATGATGAGATGCTGGCAGCTGTGCTAGAGATGAGTCGTCATGAGACAACACTGGCCGCACCACCGGAGGATGACCCCACCAGTAGCCCTGACACAGGCTTTGGAGACGCTGATGGCCAGGACCTGACTGGCCACATGGAGTTGATGGAAGCAGACAAGCCATCAGCAG ATGTGCTCGACTCCTTAGATCTCACCATGGATGAGAACAAGGAGAACCAGACTCCGGATGCTGCGCAGGGCGAGCTGGACTGGGTGCAGCAGTACAACCTGGACCAGGAGAGGGAGGAGCAGGAGCTGCAGCAGGCGCTAGCCCAGAGCCTCCAGGAGCAG GAGGCTCGGGAGATGAGGGAGGATGATGATTTGAAGAGAGCCACAGAGCTTAGTCTTCAAG AGTTTAACAACTCCCTGCCAGAGTTGCTGTGTTCTGATGACGACTCTGGGAATGAGGATGTGCTGGACATGGAGTACACAGAATCGGAAGCAGAGGACCTGAAGAGGAATGCTGAG AGTGGAGACTTGGCCAATTCATTTAGACTCATCAGTGTGGTCAGTCACATTGGCAGCAGCTCTTCCTCAG GCCACTACATCAGTGACGTTTATGACATGAAAAAGCAGTCCTGGCTGACTTTTAACGACATGGATGTGTCACGGACCCAGGAGTCTACTGTTCAGAGAGACCGTGACCGAAGTGGATACATCTTTTTCTACATGCACAA GGATGTATTTGATGAACTGTTGGAGCTGGAGAGGACTGGAGGCAGCAACGAAGCGAGCCGCACTGTACTGCAGCCTCTCtga
- the usp37 gene encoding ubiquitin carboxyl-terminal hydrolase 37 isoform X1, translating into MAVAVPKLSSGSIVRIRINSLDLGTTRWKEGVFEIHEKDNKVNLLLKFNSGGTPKNFQLNHNVKNVVLGPNRAACSRLSIILKDTGTVTFDKMPTVVAKKMKEYLESLKQGKQTVLKTNQGSASFGGVLGNRTGKNETTLSTPERQTTPRRPGTDSREENTPRKPLGSPSRVASTPVRPGLSENRSEKRKRLMNSESDIAEDYPKENDSSSNNKAISDPSRKFLLSCKEKLKQSEENRTSATPAPLQPSSFYGSRPVPKDYTQSHSFLDRPSSTSQSPSTKRSLMLPNHSTPFKKVRPSLDYGGWNKPRPSTLTQPQPSLQGFSNLGNTCYMNAILQSLFSLPSFSNDLLKQGIPWKKVPSNALLRRFAHLLAKKDISCPELKKDLLRRVKNSISSTAERFSGYMQNDAHEFLSQCLDQLKEDVEKVNKSWKNEPSPLDESQSPRLGEETDTSRIYTCPVVVNMEFEVLHTITCKGCGEVVQKRERFNDLSIDLPRRKKTIPLRSIQDSLDLFFRMEEIEYSCEKCSGKAATVTHKFSRLPRVLILHLKRYSYNAQLSLNSKLGQQVVIPKYLTLLSHCTDSTRPPLSLGWSAQAAMSRTLKTSQTVNNSSLRKGTLKPCTSTYTIVDSDSEEELVRKVAVTRKHRLSESLADDDRSEEIPQTQPSVQTEQSDFAGISDDEMLAAVLEMSRHETTLAAPPEDDPTSSPDTGFGDADGQDLTGHMELMEADKPSADVLDSLDLTMDENKENQTPDAAQGELDWVQQYNLDQEREEQELQQALAQSLQEQEAREMREDDDLKRATELSLQEFNNSLPELLCSDDDSGNEDVLDMEYTESEAEDLKRNAESGDLANSFRLISVVSHIGSSSSSGHYISDVYDMKKQSWLTFNDMDVSRTQESTVQRDRDRSGYIFFYMHKDVFDELLELERTGGSNEASRTVLQPL; encoded by the exons ATGGCAGTCGCAGTGCCTAAACTGTCCAGTGGCAGCATTGTCCGTATTCGCATCAATAGTCTGGACCTGGGTACCACCAGGTGGAAAGAAGGTGTCTTTGAGATTCACGAGAAGGACAACAAAGTGAACCTGTTACtgaagttcaacagtggtgGTACCCCTAAAAACTTCCAG TTGAACCACAATGTGAAGAATGTTGTGTTGGGCCCCAATCGAGCCGCTTGCAGCCGACTGTCAATCATTCTGAAGGACACCGGTACTGTTACATTCGACAAGATGCCTACTGTAGTCGCCAAGAAAATGAAAGAGTATCTTGAGTCACTTAAACAGGGGAAACAAACAG TACTGAAAACAAATCAGGGAAGTGCTAGTTTTGGGGGGGTACTTGGAAACCGTACAGGGAAAAATGAGACAACCTTGTCTACACCAGAGAGACAG ACCACTCCCAGACGACCAGGTACTGATAGCCGGGAGGAGAACACCCCAAGGAAACCTCTTGGAAGTCCAAGCCGAGTTGCCTCTACACCTGTCCGACCTGGACTCTCCGAAAATAG aaGTGAGAAAAGGAAGAGGCTCATGAACTCGGAAAGTGATATAGCTGAGGATTATCCCAAGGAAAACGACTCGTCAAG CAACAACAAGGCGATATCTGATCCATCCCGGAAGTTTCTTCTCAGCTGCAAGGAGAAGTTGAAGCAATCTGAGGAAAACAGGACCTCTG CCACACCTGCACCTCTACAGCCATCGTCATTCTATGGCAGCAGACCCGTTCCCAAGGATTATACTCAAAGCCATTCTTTTCTGGACCG GCCCAGCAGCACAAGCCAGTCTCCTTCTACTAAACGGAGCTTGATGTTACCAAATCACTCCACTCCCTTTAAAAAAGTGCGCCCTTCACTCGACTACGGTGGCTGGAACAAACCAAGGCCATCCACTCTTACCCAGCCACAGCCTTCACTACAGGG ATTCTCAAACTTGGGGAACACATGCTATATGAATGCAATCCTCCAGTCGTTGTTCAGCCTGCCATCCTTCTCCAATGACCTACTCAAACAGGGAATCCCGTGGAAGAAGGTTCCCAGTAATGCCTTACTCAG ACGCTTTGCACATCTGCTTGCCAAAAAGGATATCTCGTGCCCAGAGTTAAAGAAAGATCTGCTGAGGAGGGTTAAGAACTCCATCTCATCCACCGCAGAGAGGTTCTCTGGATATATGCAGAAT GATGCCCATGAGTTCCTGAGCCAGTGTCTGGACCAGCTGAAGGAggatgtggaaaaagtgaacaAAAGCTGGAAAAATGAGCCATCGCCATTGGATGAGTCCCAGAGTCCACGTTTGGGCGAGGAGACGGACACCTCTCGCATCTACACCTGCCCTGTAGTCGTCAATATGGAATTTGAGGTGCTGCACACCATCACATGTAAAGG GTGTGGAGAAGTAGTTCAGAAGCGTGAGCGGTTCAATGACCTGTCAATCGACCTGCCACGCAGGAAGAAAACCATTCCTCTGAGATCTATCCAAGACTCGCTTGACCTTTTCTTCAGG ATGGAGGAGATTGAATACTCGTGCGAGAAGTGTAGTGGGAAAGCAGCCACAGTGACGCACAAATTCAGCAGATTGCCTAG GGTTCTGATCCTTCATCTCAAGCGGTACAGCTACAATGCTCAGCTGTCTCTCAACAGCAAGCTGGGCCAGCAGGTTGTGATCCCCAAATACCTCACGCTGCTGTCCCACTGCACTGATTCCACACGGCCTCCTCTCAGTCTGGGCTGGAGTGCACAAGCAGCCAT GTCACGGACGCTGAAAACCTCCCAGACTGTGAACAATTCCTCACTACG AAAAGGGACCCTTAAACCTTGCACGTCTACTTACACCATTGTGGACTCTGATAGTGAAGAGGAGCTGGTCAGGAAAGTGGCAGTCACCCGCAAACATCGGCTGAGTGAAAGCCTGGCTGATGACGACAGATCTGAGGAG ATCCCTCAGACCCAGCCCAGTGTCCAGACTGAGCAGTCTGACTTTGCTGGCATCAGTGATGATGAGATGCTGGCAGCTGTGCTAGAGATGAGTCGTCATGAGACAACACTGGCCGCACCACCGGAGGATGACCCCACCAGTAGCCCTGACACAGGCTTTGGAGACGCTGATGGCCAGGACCTGACTGGCCACATGGAGTTGATGGAAGCAGACAAGCCATCAGCAG ATGTGCTCGACTCCTTAGATCTCACCATGGATGAGAACAAGGAGAACCAGACTCCGGATGCTGCGCAGGGCGAGCTGGACTGGGTGCAGCAGTACAACCTGGACCAGGAGAGGGAGGAGCAGGAGCTGCAGCAGGCGCTAGCCCAGAGCCTCCAGGAGCAG GAGGCTCGGGAGATGAGGGAGGATGATGATTTGAAGAGAGCCACAGAGCTTAGTCTTCAAG AGTTTAACAACTCCCTGCCAGAGTTGCTGTGTTCTGATGACGACTCTGGGAATGAGGATGTGCTGGACATGGAGTACACAGAATCGGAAGCAGAGGACCTGAAGAGGAATGCTGAG AGTGGAGACTTGGCCAATTCATTTAGACTCATCAGTGTGGTCAGTCACATTGGCAGCAGCTCTTCCTCAG GCCACTACATCAGTGACGTTTATGACATGAAAAAGCAGTCCTGGCTGACTTTTAACGACATGGATGTGTCACGGACCCAGGAGTCTACTGTTCAGAGAGACCGTGACCGAAGTGGATACATCTTTTTCTACATGCACAA GGATGTATTTGATGAACTGTTGGAGCTGGAGAGGACTGGAGGCAGCAACGAAGCGAGCCGCACTGTACTGCAGCCTCTCtga